In one window of Gemmatimonadota bacterium DNA:
- a CDS encoding TVP38/TMEM64 family protein gives MPHHPLHHRRVALLVAFVAIVLAVTTSDALHQAFVDVLAIAERLMRAYPRAGMLAFVGLASLSAMLSFFSSSALVPVGVYVWGAQQTMLMLWVGGVLGGTAGYWMARTLGRRIVKRLVPEAPFRRYETFFRARAQWRTVLLFRLALQSELPSYVLGVLRYPFRRYLPMMLLGEIPFVFFAVYLGETLLERNGVVFAVALLMGVGLTVLAFRALQREMRSDAPPIAR, from the coding sequence GTGCCTCACCATCCGCTCCACCATCGGCGCGTCGCGCTGCTCGTCGCCTTCGTCGCCATCGTCCTCGCCGTCACCACGTCGGACGCGCTCCATCAGGCCTTCGTGGACGTCCTGGCGATCGCCGAGCGCCTGATGCGTGCGTATCCGCGGGCGGGCATGCTGGCCTTCGTCGGCCTCGCCTCGCTCTCGGCGATGCTCTCGTTCTTCTCCAGCTCCGCCCTCGTCCCGGTCGGCGTGTACGTCTGGGGTGCGCAACAGACGATGCTCATGCTGTGGGTCGGCGGCGTGCTCGGCGGGACCGCCGGCTATTGGATGGCGCGGACCCTGGGGCGCCGCATCGTGAAGCGCCTCGTGCCCGAGGCGCCGTTCCGGCGCTACGAGACCTTCTTCCGCGCGCGCGCGCAGTGGCGCACGGTGCTCCTCTTCCGCCTGGCCCTGCAGTCCGAGCTGCCGAGCTACGTGCTCGGCGTGCTCCGCTACCCGTTCCGGCGCTATCTGCCGATGATGCTGCTCGGCGAGATCCCGTTCGTGTTCTTCGCCGTCTACCTCGGCGAGACGCTCCTCGAACGGAACGGCGTCGTCTTCGCGGTCGCACTCCTCATGGGTGTCGGACTCACGGTCCTCGCGTTCCGTGCGCTGCAGCGCGAGATGCGGTCCGATGCGCCCCCCATTGCGCGATAA